A single Lactuca sativa cultivar Salinas chromosome 8, Lsat_Salinas_v11, whole genome shotgun sequence DNA region contains:
- the LOC122195376 gene encoding secreted RxLR effector protein 161-like — protein sequence MGFSRCPQEYGVYKIQRASTTLLVGVYVDDLIVIGSSNDLIDTFKKQMKKVFDMSDLGLLTYYLGIKVTQKEGSIIGLGIVIPTKYPMEPRSSLKKDEEGELVNATDYGKLIGSLRYLTNTRPDLSYSVGVMSRYIEAPKLCHLKALNKILRYVKATKDFGLVYKTGGDKKIVGFSENSHGTDLDDRKGTIGTNFFSSGKVVTWSSQKQQTVALSSCEAEFMAATEAACQALWL from the exons ATGGGTTTTTCTCGTTGCCCTCAGGAGTATGGAGTGTACAAGATTCAGAGGGCAAGCACAACTTTGTTGGTTGGTGTGTACGTGGATGACTTGATAGTAATCGGGTCAAGTAACGACTTAATTGACACCTTCAAGAAACAGATGAAGAAAGTGTTTGACATGAGTGATCTGGGTTTGTTAACCTACTATCTAGGGATCAAAGTAACACAAAAGGAAGGAAGTATCATC GGATTGGGGATTGTAATCCCCACTAAATATCCCATGGAACCTAGATCAAGTCTGAAGAAAGATGAAGAAGGTGAACTAGTAAATGCCACAGATTATGGAAAACTCATTGGAAGTTTAAGGTATTTAACTAACACTAGACCTGATCTTAGCTACTCTGTGGGTGTCATGAGTAGATACATAGAAGCTCCAAAACTGTGTCATCTTAAAGCTTTAAATAAAATACTAAGGTATGTTAAAGCCACAAAGGATTTTGGACTTGTATACAAGACAGGTGGAGATAAGAAGATAGTGGGTTTTAGTGAAAACAGCCATGGAACGGATTTGGATGATAGGAAGGGTACAATAGGAACCAATTTTTTCTCATCTGGAAAAGTTGTCACCTGGTCTTCACAAAAACAACAAACAGTGGCATTGTCTTCATGCGAAGCTGAGTTCATGGCAGCAACGGAAGCTGCATGTCAAGCACTGTGGTTGTGA